From one Lolium rigidum isolate FL_2022 chromosome 4, APGP_CSIRO_Lrig_0.1, whole genome shotgun sequence genomic stretch:
- the LOC124708431 gene encoding 40S ribosomal protein S17-3-like: protein MGRVRTKTVKKTSRQVIEKYYSRMTLDFHTNKKVLEEVSILQSKRLRNKVAGFTTHLMRRIQRGPVRGISLKLQEEERERRMDFVPEKSALEVDEIRVDKETMEMLAFLGMGDLPGVDRAPEVTSSAPAFRQPFNGPRGGNRA from the coding sequence aTGGGTCGCGTCCGCACCAAGACGGTGAAGAAGACCTCGAGGCAGGTCATCGAGAAGTACTACTCTCGCATGACCCTCGACTTCCACACCAACAAGAAGGTCCTGGAGGAGGTCTCCATCCTCCAGTCCAAGCGCCTCCGCAACAAGGTGGCCGGCTTCACCACCCACCTGATGCGCCGCATCCAGCGCGGCCCCGTCCGCGGCATCTCCCTCAagctgcaggaggaggagcgcgagcgCCGCATGGACTTCGTCCCGGAGAAGTCCGCCCTTGAGGTCGACGAGATCCGCGTCGACAAGGAGACCATGGAGATGCTCGCCTTCCTCGGCATGGGCGACCTCCCCGGCGTCGACCGTGCCCCCGAGGTCACCTCCTCCGCCCCCGCCTTCCGCCAGCCCTTCAACGGACCCCGCGGCGGCAACCGCGCCTAG